The DNA sequence GTCAAGGAAATAAAATCTAAACACAAAGTAAAACAGTCGTTTCTTATGAGCCTCCTGGTTGATTCCTAAAGAACTGACAAAGGACAGAAAAATCTATTGTGGCTGTTTATGGAGAAGCCAAATCTATAGGTCAGTTCTTCATTCTATTTCTGCACTCTAAGAGAGGTTCACTTACTGGAAGATCCTGTAGAGCTGGGATATTCCAGCACTACCCACAAATAAATTGACAGCAAAGAGGTTCCAGTTCTTTGGAATGATGACCAAAGAGTATCTGGACCAGGTCAGACCTGAGAAAGTGGGAAAAGTGATTAGTTAATGAGTGAAGTTGTTTATTTGACTGAAGGATTAATTTACACTATACCTGTCACTCACTGAATAATATAGGAACTCCACTATACCTGTGGCTGTCAGTACAGCAGACTGGGAAAAGCTCAGTTTCTCAGCTGGTCGACTCATATCTGCCAGACCAGCCCCGACCAGACCCTATagagatgaggagaggcatgGGACTTGAAATTTGTTTCATTAGACAATACCTTCAAACATGTTTACATTTAGATAAGGCAATAGCTCAAGCTTAGCAAATCCAGCCCTTTACCCATTTGAACATCGGGGCCCAGAAGAAAATAGTCTTTGGACCTGGAATTAGAGAAGACACAATCCATGAGAAAATTGATTACAGAACAGATTATAAAATAGACAATTCTCAGCAAATTCTCAGTTCAGGGCAGGGAAATCTTAAACACTTAATATGAGTGATGCTTGTGGATGGGTAGGCCTAAACTATTTTAATTGTTCTGCTATCTATCCCATTGGTAACCAAATATGGCTAAATGACCTCTCCGAAGTAACATCTCACACTCCATGAATAAGATGATACTCAGAGATGTTTTTGTAATCTGTAATCTAGAGCTAAAAATGGCCTTAAAtgataaagtaaaataaaaaaagaagctTTTTTTACATAGTGGTGGAGCCAATCCACACAGTGGCACAGTGCCCTTCTTTGGGGAGAACCTTGGCATGGACAAAAAGCTTCCTCATGCAATATGCTAACACCACCATTGTCTGCTCTGAATCTAATCTACCATCTCCATCAGAAAACACTTGGCTCCGGCTGCACAATGAGGAGGGAAGAGAACTCTGTTTTAACCAATCATCTTGCAGGGAGTTGGGCCCCACCCCTCATATGGTCAAAACTTTCTTCCCTGGTAGCTGTGTTCTGTTCTCCAATAGCAATGATAGAGTGCTGACAACTTTAGTCTGAACTTTAGTCTGCATTGAAAGATAAACATTATTGACTATACTGGAAGAGTTCATGCAGTGATAAGTCAACAAGAATCAAATCAGGGCATTAGTCCTCCTAGCCAGCAAGCATTGTCTTATACCAATTTAAGTTACAATTCAAGCATTAGGCTAATTATTTTTTCTCCACATATTTTGACCAACAAGAAAAGATGTAAAAACAAGGGTTGGCTGTGTCAGCTTGTGCCCCAATCTAATGCTACGTTCACATTAGTAGTTTGAAGTGACTCAAGTCCTATTTTTTTGCATATCCAATTCTAAATCGGTcctttttcctgcagtctgaacagctGAAAAACACACGGAATCGGAAACTTCAACACACATTTCAAACCACCTACGTAGGCGGTTTGAAGTCAGATACAAACCTGATTCCTGTCCATGTGACttgtctgaacggtcaaatccAATGGTTTCTAGACTTTTGGCATATCGTGTTGCTTGCTAGttctgttgacagtttgacaagaatGTGGTTTCTAAATAGCTTGTTAATTGTTCTCAAACAAAtgagtgaatgtgctagaaagaAACAGCTACCTTAGGAGCTAGAAACAGAGCTGCCACGTCTATTGTTGCCATTttatacctagctagctagttgactgctgtggctagctaaaacattcttgttttgaaagttggattATCTTATCATTTGAGGCTATACAAAGTGTTTTTACACTATGGTTTTAACAATTCAAAGTAACTGGGAAATGTACATGACAGGCATTGTGGTCACCTTAGCTTGCTATATAACTTCTGAGGGATAGGATGCACGAGCACCACCACCGATCAGCCTACACCACTGTACACACACCCGTCATTATTATGACAACTAGTGttgccatgtcagcaaatgactgctgtctgaacacacacacacaaatctgatttggtcacttgctgtttggacagtcagtattccaaaatgcataacacacacacacacacacacacacacacactatttgagcattaaggcctgcaaTGCTACGCCATTCAAAAAATGTcatcatttgtttttttgttgagtGTGGTGGAAAAAGATGTCTCAtgcaccgctccagaatctcccataagtgttcaattgggttgagatctggtgacaggCAGACCGacacactttaaaccccctatgctcctttggctgcgtttacacaggcagcccatttCTGAAATGTGTTCCACTAATTGCTCTTTTGACCAATTACATCAGATCCTTTTCAGAGCATATTTGatgggtcaaaataccaattagtgaaaaacaTCCGAATTGGgctggctgcctgtctaaacggaGCCAAGGTAATGGCCATCAGGGCATTATTATACAAGACAcgaagcatgatgggatgttaatggcttaattaactcaggaaccacacctgtgtggaagcacctgctttcaatatactttgtagcCCTTATTTACCCAAGTGTTTACCTTATTTAGGCAATTACCTGTAGGCCTACATAGGTTGCTATGCAACAGGTTTGACCAGTGTTAAAGGTTTGGCCAATCACATATTTTTTCTGCCAAAGGCAcatacatgtaactgccaaaataaaggaaacacaaaCTAAGTGTCTTAATAGGGGCCCCGAGctgcttcaatgcaccttggcatagattgtgtctggaactctatcggGAGGAATGCAACACCATTcctccacaagaaattccataatttggtgttttgttgatggtggtgctgtctcaggcaccgctccagaatctcccataagtgttcaattggattgagatctggtgactgacacacacacttcaaaccccctatgctcctttgagactcctttcaaagtcactgagatctgtTCTTCTTGCCATGGtagcaactgggcatttttatagatgaccctaagcatgatggaatATTTTATTTGCTTAAAtatctcaggaaccacacctgcttACTTTGGATCCCTAAATTACCAAGATGTCCTTTATTTGGTCAGTTATCTGAAGTACACTGCATTATATAGTGCAAATAGTGATTGTTGGCATCATTAACAAAACGCCCCTAAGGACAAATGTATGGGACTTTGACAAATAACACATCCTATCACCTGTGCAGAATTGAGTCTGTCCTCTCACAAGATGTATGCAGGTTATAGAAAGGAAAACAGATTTTTTAAGGACAAAGGTTAGTTAACAGCCGTAGCTAAATTTACTGGTTTAGGAGTGTTCGCTCTCCGCATTGATTTTCTAAAAACATACAACTACTTATTCTGTAAGGAACCATTGAAATGCTGAAAATCTAATTGCTATACTTAGCTTCCATTCGCTTTGGTACTGCATTCCAGACAATCCTATCACTCACACAAAGCTCCACGCGACCCCCTGCAACCAATGAGGTCTATGCCTGCAACCACGCTCATGTAGCCAGCTACTGTGTTCCATTGACTGCACAGTACTC is a window from the Oncorhynchus tshawytscha isolate Ot180627B linkage group LG03, Otsh_v2.0, whole genome shotgun sequence genome containing:
- the mpc2b gene encoding mitochondrial pyruvate carrier 2 — encoded protein: MAAMRVSYHKLLDKIGLMLPAKLRPLYNHPAGPKTIFFWAPMFKWGLVGAGLADMSRPAEKLSFSQSAVLTATGLTWSRYSLVIIPKNWNLFAVNLFVGSAGISQLYRIFQYEQGKKALAKEEAAPAES